One Ahaetulla prasina isolate Xishuangbanna chromosome 17, ASM2864084v1, whole genome shotgun sequence genomic window carries:
- the DRAP1 gene encoding dr1-associated corepressor: MPSKKKKYNARFPPARIKKIMQTDEEIGKVAAAVPVIISRALELFLESLLKTACHVTQSRNAKTMTTSHLKQCIEQEQQFDFLKDLVALVPDMQGDAEDNHMEAGEKVSRRGRKPGSGRRNGGTAGKGKDPKQSGTDSEQDDDSEESESNGEEEALQTIPSTQPAPTHLAPVAAPYLHFTAPPVSAAPLPLPAPTGTVPIALPPASLAPVQAGEEEDYDS, translated from the exons GCTCGGATCAAGAAGATCATGCAAACGGATGAAGAAATTGGCAAAGTAGCTGCTGCGGTCCCGGTCATCATTT CGCGAGCGCTGGAGCTGTTCCTGGAATCGCTGCTGAAGACCGCTTGCCACGTcacccaatccaggaatgccaaAACGATGACAACGTCCCACCT gaaacaatgcaTAGAACAGGAGCAGCAGTTTGATTTCCTGAAGGACCTGGTGGCTTTGGTACCCGACATGCAAGGCGACGCCGAGGACAACCACATGGAAGCGGGAGAGAAGGTTTCCCGTCG GGGCCGGAAACCTGGCAGCGGCCGAAGGAACGGCGGCACAGCAGGGAAAGGAAAGGATCCGAAGCAATCCGGCACAGACTCGGAACAAGAT GATGACTCGGAAGAGAGCGAAAGCAACGGAGAAGAGGAGGCTTTGCAGACGATCCCATCTACACAACCAGCTCCTACCCATCTCGCTCC AGTTGCTGCCCCCTACCTTCATTTTACAGCCCCTCCCGTCTCCGCTGCCCCCTTGCCCCTACCGGCTCCAACAGGAACAGTCCCCATTGCGCTTCCGCCTGCGTCGCTCGCGCCGGTCCAGGCAGGAGAAGAGGAAGATTATGACTCTtaa
- the LOC131186560 gene encoding actin-related protein 2-like isoform X2 translates to MDSGGRRVVVCDNGTGFVKCGYAGSNFPEHIFPALVGRPIIRSSVKVGNIEIKDLMVGDDASKLRSMLEVNYPMENGIVRSWEDMKYLWDYTFGPEKLNIDPRNCKILLTEPPLNPTKNQEKIIEVMFETYQFDGVYIAIQAVLTLYAQGLLTGLVVDSGDGVTHICPVYEGFSLPHLTRRLDIAGRDITRYLIKLLLLRGYAFNHSADFETVRMMKEKLCYVGYNIDQEQQLARETTVLMESYTLPDGRVVKLGGERFEAPEALFQPHLINVEGMGMAELLFNTIQASAVDTWAEFYKHIVLSGGSTMYPGLPSRLEREIKQLYLERVLNGDVGKLSKFKIRIEDPPRRKHMVFLGGAVLADIMKDKEGFWLQRSDYLEKGIRVLETLGGPV, encoded by the exons TTTGTGAAATGTGGATATGCCGGATCCAATTTCCCGGAGCATATTTTCCCAGCTTTGGTGGGACGTCCGATTATTCGGTCCAGCGTTAAGGTTGGCAATATTGAGATCAAG GACCTCATGGTGGGTGATGACGCCAGCAAGTTGCGTTCCATGTTGGAGGTGAACTATCCCATGGAGAACGGGATTGTGCGCAGCTGGGAGGACATGAAATACTTGTGGGACTACACTTTTGGGCCAGAGAAACTCAACATTGACCCTCGTAACTGCAAGATCCTGCTCACGGAGCCCCCTCTGAACCCCACCAAGAACCAAGAGAAGATCATTGAG GTTATGTTTGAAACCTACCAGTTTGATGGTGTCTATATTGCGATCCAAGCTGTGTTGACGCTTTATGCTCAAG GTCTGCTGACTGGATTGGTGGTGGACTCCGGAGATGGGGTCACTCACATCTGCCCCGTCTACGAGGGGTTTTCGTTGCCCCACCTCACCCGCCGGTTGGATATCGCAGGGCGTGACATCACACGCTACCTCATCAAG CTCTTGTTACTTCGCGGCTACGCCTTCAACCACTCGGCTGATTTTGAGACGGTCAGGATGATGAAAGAGAAATTGTGTTACGTGGGTTACAACATTGATCAGGAACAACAGTTGGCCCGCGAGACCACGGTGTTGATGGAATCCTATACG cTGCCAGATGGACGTGTGGTCAAACTGGGGGGGGAGCGCTTTGAAGCCCCCGAAGCCCTGTTTCAGCCTCACCTCATCAACGTGGAAGGAATGGGGATGGCCGAGCTACTGTTCAACACCATTCAAGCATCTGCAGTGGACACCTG GGCAGAGTTTTATAAGCATATTGTTCTTTCGGGGGGCTCTACCATGTACCCCGGCCTGCCGTCCCGCCTGGAGCGTGAAATCAAACAGTTGTATTTAGAGCGGGTGTTAAACGGGGATGTAGGGAAACTGTCG AAATTCAAAATTCGCATCGAGGACCCCCCACGCCGAAAACACATGGTGTTCCTGGGGGGCGCCGTCCTCGCCGACATCATGAAAGATAAGGAGGGCTTCTGGCTGCAGCGTTCCGACTATCTGGAAAAGGGGATCCGGGTTCTGGAGACACTCGGAGGGCCAGTGTGA
- the LOC131186560 gene encoding actin-related protein 2-like isoform X1 has product MDSGGRRVVVCDNGTGFVKCGYAGSNFPEHIFPALVGRPIIRSSVKVGNIEIKDLMVGDDASKLRSMLEVNYPMENGIVRSWEDMKYLWDYTFGPEKLNIDPRNCKILLTEPPLNPTKNQEKIIEVSRTGGDDQRVLLEDLIKVMFETYQFDGVYIAIQAVLTLYAQGLLTGLVVDSGDGVTHICPVYEGFSLPHLTRRLDIAGRDITRYLIKLLLLRGYAFNHSADFETVRMMKEKLCYVGYNIDQEQQLARETTVLMESYTLPDGRVVKLGGERFEAPEALFQPHLINVEGMGMAELLFNTIQASAVDTWAEFYKHIVLSGGSTMYPGLPSRLEREIKQLYLERVLNGDVGKLSKFKIRIEDPPRRKHMVFLGGAVLADIMKDKEGFWLQRSDYLEKGIRVLETLGGPV; this is encoded by the exons TTTGTGAAATGTGGATATGCCGGATCCAATTTCCCGGAGCATATTTTCCCAGCTTTGGTGGGACGTCCGATTATTCGGTCCAGCGTTAAGGTTGGCAATATTGAGATCAAG GACCTCATGGTGGGTGATGACGCCAGCAAGTTGCGTTCCATGTTGGAGGTGAACTATCCCATGGAGAACGGGATTGTGCGCAGCTGGGAGGACATGAAATACTTGTGGGACTACACTTTTGGGCCAGAGAAACTCAACATTGACCCTCGTAACTGCAAGATCCTGCTCACGGAGCCCCCTCTGAACCCCACCAAGAACCAAGAGAAGATCATTGAGGTAAGCAGGACTGGAGGTGACGATCAGAGAGTTTTACTGGAGGACTTGATCAAG GTTATGTTTGAAACCTACCAGTTTGATGGTGTCTATATTGCGATCCAAGCTGTGTTGACGCTTTATGCTCAAG GTCTGCTGACTGGATTGGTGGTGGACTCCGGAGATGGGGTCACTCACATCTGCCCCGTCTACGAGGGGTTTTCGTTGCCCCACCTCACCCGCCGGTTGGATATCGCAGGGCGTGACATCACACGCTACCTCATCAAG CTCTTGTTACTTCGCGGCTACGCCTTCAACCACTCGGCTGATTTTGAGACGGTCAGGATGATGAAAGAGAAATTGTGTTACGTGGGTTACAACATTGATCAGGAACAACAGTTGGCCCGCGAGACCACGGTGTTGATGGAATCCTATACG cTGCCAGATGGACGTGTGGTCAAACTGGGGGGGGAGCGCTTTGAAGCCCCCGAAGCCCTGTTTCAGCCTCACCTCATCAACGTGGAAGGAATGGGGATGGCCGAGCTACTGTTCAACACCATTCAAGCATCTGCAGTGGACACCTG GGCAGAGTTTTATAAGCATATTGTTCTTTCGGGGGGCTCTACCATGTACCCCGGCCTGCCGTCCCGCCTGGAGCGTGAAATCAAACAGTTGTATTTAGAGCGGGTGTTAAACGGGGATGTAGGGAAACTGTCG AAATTCAAAATTCGCATCGAGGACCCCCCACGCCGAAAACACATGGTGTTCCTGGGGGGCGCCGTCCTCGCCGACATCATGAAAGATAAGGAGGGCTTCTGGCTGCAGCGTTCCGACTATCTGGAAAAGGGGATCCGGGTTCTGGAGACACTCGGAGGGCCAGTGTGA